From Hemitrygon akajei chromosome 19, sHemAka1.3, whole genome shotgun sequence, the proteins below share one genomic window:
- the LOC140742071 gene encoding uncharacterized protein isoform X4, protein MSYSKKMWSMDAQQSGRVDAEEEAISFSKEDEFLCHLTQEEKECLGFLIETIDALEVDLEEDDKEGATVGEGTIGDGFYEFLGMVCSTRPTDKAAGPDEPGTCDYAIGKASAVATSPATEKANIRSMAAVPGLGPTPNQKATAERDEKQKKLLKYQGSEATMGLESKSTKQSRVSRIDEQCPSRSLTLLPAHARKFDTILRPNMLPLMYHQ, encoded by the exons ATG AGTTACAGTAAGAAGATGTGGTCCATGGATGCTCAGCAAAGTGGACGAGTTGATGCTGAGGAAGAGGCAATATCATTCAGCAAG GAGGATGAATTTTTATGCCACCTGACCCAGGAAGAAAAAGAATGTCTTGGATTTTTGATCGAAACTATTGATGCTTTAGAGGTGGATTTGGAAGAAGATGACAAAGAGGGAGCTACAGTGGGAGAGGGCACTATTGGTGATGGGTTCTATGAATTTCTAGGAATGGTTTGCAGTACTCGACCAACAGACAAGGCAGCAGGTCCTG ATGAACCAGGCACCTGTGATTATGCTATTGGGAAAGCGAGTGCAGTTGCCACTAGCCCAGCTACAGAGAAGGCCAATATCAGAAGCATGGCGGCAGTTCCAGGTCTTGGTCCAACACCAAACCAAAAGGCAACGGCAGAAAGAGATGAGAAACAGAAGAAACTGCTGAAATATCAAGGATCTGAAGCCACAATGGGTTTAGAATCTAAAAGCACAAAGCAGTCCAGAGTGTCCAGAATTGATGAACAATGCCCGTCCAGATCTCTCACCTTGCTCCCAGCCCATGCAAGGAAGTTCGACACAATCCTGAG